The following is a genomic window from Episyrphus balteatus chromosome 1, idEpiBalt1.1, whole genome shotgun sequence.
ATGCaccatttaagaaaaaacagcAGCACTGGCGAATATGCTAGTCCTcaacatatttatttaacaataGAGCCCAAACACTGAATTTCCATTGAATACCTCCTCACATTGTATACAATATCACAGAAAAATCCCATCCAGATCTATTTAAAGGAATGAAacgtttttaaaatgttaacaacTATTAACTGAAGAATCatagcattgaaaaaaaaaaaaaaccttttccaAAATTGCAACAATTTTTGCTATGAATCATTTCCAAAATCACTTTCGGTCTTAACTTAGAAATTCGttatttagagttttttttatctaagaAAAATGCAAAGCTTTAACCACTTCTGCTCATGAAGGCCGAGTCTAtcagaaataattgatttttttactcatataaaatatgtttagatcgaaaaatttcacaatttgaaatcaaaccaaagtggaatttttttattaatttattttatttttgctttttaaaaatgcaagAAAGCAAGTGGTTTACTATAGCAAAGTTTAAAATTCGGGTGGCATAAAAAAACGCAGAAAGTATAAACTTCAGTTGTGTTCTACAAATCGtcggcggaaagcaaaattgttctaaatccacttttttactaaaaatgagataatgatatgttttactaatttgggggtactctttccgaatttgaaaatcgtttttatctaaaacaaattttcagcagataatataattaaaagggacatagaacaattaaAACAGGTAAGTTACCTTCTGAAAATGagacccgagtattcttgattgttctaagtctcatcatattttgttctaagtccacttattatttaaagaaagtgcgtacttgtataggaattgttctatgtccaattttgggtttttagtttttaaaactataaaaaaatagtttgtatttattaatgaaGAAAACTTGTATTAATGGTTTCTTCAAAAggaaagaacaaactttataaaaaacataaattgaattagcgacgagcaaaaaaataccgctttcaattaatttgaatcttaaaaattgtcccctgtaaaatttgctcaTTGATTCATTCAATTagctttttctgttttttttttgtgttcaatcTACTTTTGAGTGTAAAATATTagcaatttttagttttaaaatctgTCTGCTTTCAACCTGATTCTGAACCAAATTTAAACTCACTGACACTCAAATTACTCCCTCCGGAGCGACGATATAAATAACATTAACATACTTTTTATATTCGAATGTACTCAAATTCATACATCTTCCGGCTAACTTATAATCATaatcactttttttctttaactccagaaaattaaataaaaaatttgtatgaaaagcaTATCAATTGCTTAAAATTAATCCAGAGTATTTGCTTTTAAAGCATTAGTTACGACATTGTGTTTGTTGTGCTTTATTGCATATTTGTATTGAAAtggtaacttaaaaaaaaaaatgaaatgttaattttaataaaatttggaaaatatatTAGCTACAAACATTAAATTGCATATTATgtgcaataataataaaaaacataaagcttaaaagaagaaataaaaacaattaaaattatgtacaataaaaataaaaatcaaaagaaaaaaaattaaaaataaaaaattaaattaaaaaaaaaactaaataaatttacCATAGACCGAAGCTGTCTCAAATTCTTGCAATAATTCCACAGGGAAATCATCAGAGACAGTCAAACTGGGATAATCATGTTGCGAAGAACTATCACGTCCAAACGAAGTTTTAGCAAAATGTCCACTTCCTCCTGATGCATTAACACTTCCAATATTCGCTGTACTCTGCGGACCCAAACTAATGTTTCCGCCACTTGCTATCGAAGCTGATCTTTCTGAACAGGCTACAcgttattatattttgtttttgttttgttttgaaaacacaGAACATACAACATAAGAAAGAAAGGAACaacataaaataatgaaaataataaaatacaactaaaaaataaaaataaaattaaaaaaaaaacacaaaaaggaGACACAcaaaaatgaatcttaaaaaagAGAATAGAATGTGAGCGCACAAAAAGCTGAATCACGAGTGAGAAAGCTGAAGAGAAAAAACAGAGCGAAAAAGACGCAAACGCAAGAAATTCAAAacgaaaaacaatttcaaacctGAACTGAAGATGTTTGTTTCGCCTGGCGGCGGCGAAGATGTGGGCTCAtctcttttcatttcattttcctcaaaattaaCAGAGTCCTGAACGGTTAGTAGAAGTCCACCCAACAGCATGTGGGTATTTTGTGCATCGGTTTCTACTTGTAGGGCATTCATTAGAATATTCACCAGGCGCGGCTTAAGCTGGataaaagtcaaaattctgaaacaaataaaagtcttttatttctttgttggaaatatttaaaaagttactCACTTTTCTGGATGTTCATTATTTAAATCACGAATTTGTAAAGTCTGAAAATGCAATGGCAGCGCTAGCATcgaaagtaaaatattaatcgAAGCTCTTCGTAATTCTATTCTGTTGTAGTTCACTGCCagggattttatttttaaatctttatcaGGCAGCACAACTTCCAAAGCCGATATAAATGCTGGTAATAGAACATGAATTCCATCTAAATCTAAACGGAACAAATCTGAAGAGTTCAACAGAATTGATGCCAAAGTTTCATCACACTCTTTGCTTTCAACTATCTTCATGCACTGCTGTAGAGCCATGTAGAAACGTGCCAAATAAACGGGGAGTATCTCTTCACCAGTTTTCTTCGAACAGAATATCTTACAGAGAGCTCCAATTGCTTCGGCACGTCCTGATTCGAATTTATCTATTGTCAATCCTCGGGGAAGATTTGCAGGATCATTATTAGAATTGGGATGTGACAATGAAATGCTCCCCTTACGATTCTCCATTACCATTGATGATGGTCGTTTGCTGGCCTCAGAAGCTTGACGCTTTGCATTCGCCAACCATGATTCACCACCAATATAAGCAGCTTCAAATAACCATTCACCAAATAGATGAAGTACACTATTGCACAATGGACGAGTTGGTGCCAATGGTGGTCGTGGCTCCGAACCCATGGATGGAAGAGCtttaataggaaaaaaaaatttagtatcaTTTTATAaagattcttttttgtttttacaatttaaaCTACTCGAAGATGGAGGTCCAGATGTTGGTGTGAGTGGCGGTTGAGTGCTTTGTGAACGAGAACTGGTCAACCCAATCAATGCTGCTTTACTTAAACCTTTTGGaagaacaaaattatattactaattttttatcaaaaaagaaaaaaagtaatgataagacaaattcattcaaaaacatCTGTAAAATTAAAAGGGCATTAACGCCCCTCAATCTATATCTACTTTTCCAACtgttatctataaaaaaaaaagtaggaacTGACTTTTCAAATTGATACAAAAacattaagaaaatttaaattaactaggctacagaaaaaattaaaatctacttAATGCTTGTAAAAGAAGTGAAGTAAAAGCataattttttgtaacaaaaacaaataaaattgcattaatATAGTCAAACACTTTAATAGGtaagttatttttaattctttttatttttatttgttttaactgCAATTCAAGTATTTAATAAAGTCATAAgttaaaactaaaacttaaaaccAATTGTAATTAACAAAATAACTGAAGTTTTGAGATGAATGAAACTATAAGCAAATACTAGATTCTATCGCTAATTATCACCATCTTAAAGATTACAAAGgttatataaaatttgataaCTAATCTACTAATTCAATTCTACAAAACAGGTGCTAGGCggttatttaaaagaaatttaacacacaatttttaatgatttttatttttcaaacaaatattttaaatgaatacaAACTTTAAAAGAATTGAAATCAAAGCatagcaaataaataaatagctaAAAGTGGCTTGGCAGTTGTTTAACGCTATCAATAATCAGCATCAGGAACAGGGTAtataagaaaattaatgaaCTATGTAACTTCATTTGTAATAAAGGCTGTCTTTATTTATTCTTTCGGACCCTGACAACCCTAAAATTTTATCTAAGCTAAATTTATAAACACATCTAATGCTTTTTTGTATGGCTCAAAACACTACCTATCACCCAAAGCACCAGTTGTGCACGAAAAGGTATTTTTGATTTGATGACACCAATGCTTGATATCATCGACAATCCAATCCAAAGAAGAAGCTGCTTTGAGTCTTCAACTTCGTAGTACCGTACTTAAAGACTTTTACCCGCActgataataattatttatcatCATGAATAATGCATTAATAATTTCTCCCCAGAAGTGGAAAACCACAAAAATTGTGTCAGTCCCGAAAAAATGCTAATGCGGTTTCCAAATACAAGTTCATATCTTTCATTAATAACATcagaaatattttggaaaaaaaaataattctaaggtTTTAAAATCTTGGCTGTGCATTTTTCCTTTTGAGAACTACACTCGAGACTgcccttttttcaaattttattccgCCATCTCAGAATTTATGTCACATAGATGATTTCTTATTCTTAAACTCCGAATATTTGGAAAGCACgtgcacacgggtgcgaatttgacaggacaaaaatgaaaagtggtcacagaaaagtgtctttataagggtgaaaatacatttttttggaattgtgaatacagtattcgaattcctcggaaaattctacatcaatttcatatatgattttccataaaatagtgggaccgaaaaaagttcaagtgccatgaaaaagtatacaccaaattcacaaaaaagaggtgtgcctataGAGGGTTAAATATGAAAGATTCACGTCTTCCAAAAAATTTGGCTTTGAGAACAATTTATTACAAAGTCGAGTTTGCATgcagaattgttaaaaattgtaCAACGGAGGACTGGCCCATCATGTGTAAGCTCTGTAATCCGGACGAAAGAGAAGATGTGCTTGGGAAAATACCCCATATTTAGCGAAACAAAAAGCATTATCtttggaaataaattgcacgactggggtcgcacgtacttgctcttatgcttaaagtaactataatgttaaagctttttattcaagaaatttaaaattcgatattttgaagaaatttcataagtagtataaaaaaattaaatctgtttttataattaataaaactccgttttaaaatatcttaaaaaaaaaaaacaaatatgccattttatttctcgtataaaaaggtatttttagaaaaaaaattttgaaaattgtaggagccgttttttaaaaaaataattttttatatataaaatttttttaacatttttcaaaaaaaaagttggtatgccattttcaagaaataattaatttacacataaaaacttaatttcaaaatttttcattgatccgttttcaaaaaattgatttttcaaaaaaaaatgttgaaatattttttaaaaaaccaaaaatgcgtttttttttaattttctaaaattttaatattatctttacttacacacttttgtataaaaattttcaattaaatcaggttaattttgtacgagatattcagaaacgaaaaaaaccgttctatgacaggtaccgttaataacggtacaaaaaatattttttttatttaaaaagttggcccttatgtgtagtattacacacaaaaattttaatcaaaatcgttagagccgtttttgaaaaaaattaacttttctatttccgttatatggcaggtaccgttagttttggtcataaaaaaaaaatttcaatttcccctctagggaatcaccaaaaactgctaactaccaagtttgaagaaaatcacttcactcgtttaggctgcagctccagatagagacagacggacagacagacagacagacagacagacagacagacagacagacagacagaattgccggacccacttttttggcattctccatcatcgtaatgtcatgtaaaattgttatctcgagttcgattttttttacgaatcctaaacttgccctatagtacctatatcgcaagtaaaaattgtagatATTAATCGTCCATGGTAGGCAAACTTTCAACGAAGGTAATATAATAAAGAGAATGAGGCACATTTGACTTGGATTTATAAGTCAGAAAATTAAGTTGAAGATCACAAAAAAGACCAATATCTCGGATACTTTTAAGGATGGGTTGATTGTAGAGTAAATATTAAGGAGAGTGAGACAGTTGGTAACGTTAAACCTCCAAGAGTGTAACGAATAACTGCCGTTCAGACTCGGTAGAAAATTTTGGGTTCCCTCTATTCTTCCGACTAATAAACACAGAAATGTTTGAGAGTTGTTAGTCATTAGACCATAGCCTTTCATGGATAAATAGTGCCGCAAGTTTATTTTCGAtatcgattttaaaaaaagatggATTCAAGCCAAGTGAAGAAAATTAAACATCGTCTATTTGTTAATTCAATAGAAATTCAACCATCATTGCAGCTTCCTAATTCATTATTTCTAAAAAGCTGACGAGATGATTACCAGTCGATGTTTGTGTTCGGAAATATTTAACTATAAATTCTTTcctattctttttaatttaatgtttttatttattaaatagaaataaaatgaatGATGTATTTAGGAATTAAtagtcaaaaataatatcttaactAATAAATGGTATGAAATGGTCAATGGACATACACGCAAATGAAAAATTAGTTGAAGAAAACACTCTTTATGATAGAAAAAGCTTAATTTGGAAAATAGGAAAGAATGATTTGGCGATGTCATAAATTCAATCATAAATCCGATATCAGCTTGGAATCCTGAGAAAAAACTATCTCAGAATCCTTTGGTAATGGAAATTTTAATggtgttttcaaataaaatgaattgcttgatattttttttcggtaagGATTCGTAACAAAATGTCGTTTAGGATAGAACAAATGATTGGAGTGaatagaaaaacaacaaaaatgaaacaatgaTCACAGGACAAAACAAGAGTAAAAGAAGAAACTAATCATTAAAAGCATTAAGGACGAGCACAAAAGctgagtttttaaataaaaactacaaACAAATACCACACATTAATGATTTGCTTTCGAAAGAAAAATCAAGTCAAAGATATAAGTTTAAAGACCACACCCTTTTGTTGTGATATAGATGGCGCCACACTAAAAGATTTGGCCAAACGCCTTTGCAATGGTGGCGTTGGTGAATGTGGTAAATGTTCTCCTGTTGCAACACTACTACCTAAACCCGAGGTTGTTGATGTTAATGGAGTTCCATACGACGAACTACTGCTAGCACTAGACGAATGATGGTGATGGCCAATTATAGCGTTAAGAGCATGTGTGGCCGTATTGCCACTTAAGCCACTAAGAAACGAAGAGCCACTACCTTCGGTGGCTCCCGATTTACTACTACTACCACCACCTGCACCAGTACTAAAACCAAACAAATGATGAGTATTATGATTTAAACCAGAACCGCTACCGTGAATGGCATCGCTCAATGATGAACGAATGTCCATTAGATTTGTGATATTTTCATCGTGGCTATGCGATGGCTGATAGATACCTGTAGTAAGCGAAAGTTAAGTTAAGTAATTCATAAAAAAGAGTTAATAAGAATACTGATGAATGTGTTTTGGTAGTGGGTTTAATATTGGTGTGTAACTTACCCAAGAATGCATCGACTTGTGATGAGATTCCTTTTATCGCCTTGAGGAATATTTGAGGAAGGAGCAGTAAACATGGATGTTGATAGGGTTCAGCACCTTTGTCGCGTGTCAGAGCCCATTGCATAAAATGTGAAGACTTGCTTATAACATGCGGATAGCATAGAGCTGTTGGATTTCCAATTGTCCGCAGGAAGCGATACCATGTTTGTGCAATGCAGTCATTTGTTATTCCACTTGGGATTAGTTGTGCATCTTCATCAGCTAAAACAGATATCAGTCTTTTagtcaaaatttaacttctttaaagcttttttctaTATTTACAGATTTTGAGTTCGGGAAATGTAGGTCcatacataaaatttattaatcgtGAGGTTAAAGCTAAATTTACTCGATTCCATTGTTCGATTAAAGCTATTCGATGTCTCCAAAGTAAACAGGATTCTTGAAGCGTCTTCCACAATGATGGCGATGGAAAGCACCGGACACATGCCAAGAGCCAAACTTCAAAGAGTACACTGAGCACACGTTCACAAAGCTGATCACCTACATCATCTTTGACTGTTGGCGGAGCCAAAAGGATTTCATTGATTGCCAGCAGGAACAAAAGTAACGATTCCCATGTGTCACGATTCATTGTTTGTGATATTTGTGCAGTTTGTTGGAGGGTTCGCAGAACTCGATGACAAAGAACTGCTTGTCGATTGATTTTATCAGCACCTATGTATAAGGAATTACATTATTATAAGTTCAAGTTTTCGTAACTAGAGGATTGTTAGGGGATTTAAACACATACCCAGTGGTTGATACAAAAAAGGTAAGACTtgcaaaagattaaaaaaataattagtgtttttagaGAAAGAGTTTATAGAAAATTTAGTTTGTCAAGAAATATCTGTTTGGATGAGGGATGAGGATGCTTAGTTTctcttacagaaaaaaaaaaaaaaaacaacataaacacGTGTCTCACTTAAATTCACTCCAAATCTAGTTGTTTAAAGAAGAAGAACCTTTCTAATGGATCAAATTAACCCGAGTCACacatttgttataaataattCTAGAGAGCTTCTAGATAATTGAAGAGTGATTTTAGGATTTTTGGTTCGATAACGAGCATATTTAAAAAGAGAATGCTGATGAAGATAAAAACTATAGGGAAGATGATATAACCGCCCCCGACTCGTACTCTCCTTTCCTAAAACACacaatcatttattttatgtgaGTGTTTGGTGTGttggtttcattaaaaatgcaCGTCGAAAATTACAATATGGGATTTTTGCTTCTCATTTCAGCTTGtagtgtaaaacaaaaaaacacctgAAAATTCGTTTCTCTAGGTGAAACCTCCTATATGCAATCACTTCTGCTGTGGACTAAACGAATTTATAAGGCCGGATGTTTTTCAGTGTTAAGAAATGTAATAGTACAAGTAAAGGCGGACTTAGATTCCGTTCATAGCAGTTAGGAAAGAGACCAAGTCAGTGACTACACCAACTACGTCAGCGACTCCAAAAATCAATAGGTGTTTGAAAAAGTTTATCAGTTTGAATAAATACTTCATGAAGTCCAATTGGTCGGACGTATTGACAGTTGTGtaagtttaaaaagaaaaataggcTCAAGAGATTACCACTACTATGACCAAAAGTTAATGGtccaaacgaaatatgctgaaagACCATCTTTAGGACTTTtcgaatttggtaacttgttcattctaaatccttacggtttttcattatatgcagttcttgtgaaatttctaaaaacatCTACTTTGAACTAGTATTTTGCTTCCCCTgtccattattgatttttatttttttacaattactaaaatattgatgaatagttataaaaaattaatttatcaacccatttttttttatttcgtataacattttggtataaatttattaacaggttcgaatttaaaaaaaaatcaatttacgaCTTTAATTTTAGAAAAGCATCAGTAATTTCGTTTCCTTATTCGACAAACTCATATTTCGCTTTCTTATAACtttgattttggtttttatgttgcaatgtactttgtttacttttattttgttttggaattagTTTACttcgatataaaatttttcgatttacatttgttttgtttattttgtgtgcATGTTAAGTGTTAAAATTCGTGCAAATTTTAACACCCTTAAGCTATTAACAACCACAAAAGGCTAACGAAACAATTGGTGGCGAATAATTTGCGTTAATTTATTCTAAacattcacataaaaaaaaaaactattacaatCTTAAGATAATAGcccttttaaattttaacgatTTGCGTAGCATTAAagcaaaattcttaaaaaaccaAATCAATCTATAAAACTGAAGACGAAATAAACTGatgtcaaaataaacaaaacgcaAAATGAACTTTTTCGAAATAACTTATTGGACTTGTAATAAATAtgcgaaacaaataaaaaaaaaacaataaaaccataAGGCGAAGTTATAGTTGGACAAACTGATCGAAATACGaagtaaacaaaaaaccaaataaaggattgcgaacaaataaaaaataatggtgTGAAAAACGTAACACCAGaaattgaatttaagaaaaaaacgaaacaatAGACACCCGACTTAATAGGTATAGATCTTATATCGGTGGGAAATGTCTCGGTTATACCTAGATAAGATTGCAAAGAACAAATAACAGTAGCTTTTTAATAGATTTGTTATTAATATGATGCAGAGTGATTAACTGTAATTCCACCAAATTTGTTCCCATTCAACCAATGAGGGACTCTTTTAGAACATCACCCCTATTACCCCCcgatcaattgatagttgataaaaaataaatttggatCTCTTATTATCTAATttgcaaacaatttaaaaacaaagaatGATGCCAACcgttattatttgaaatgtaattgaaaaattccgttaaaaaaatgatcagtatttatcaactatcaattgatagttgataatcGTAATAGGGGTTTATGAGATCATGGCAATCCATATAGGATTGATAAAATTCGTTTTGAAAAAGGTTGCTCATAGAGCCCAATCAACAcaaagaaatttagaaaaactaTTTAGAATATTGTGAATAGCCAATAACCCAAACCCTAACCCTCAAAATAGAAAAGAGTACGAAAGaataaatactttttgtttaaaagtcCTGAAAATGTATTAGTATAGCTGATGCTGAATATCATAGAAATATCTATATGAACTTTTCATAGTACTTACTTTCTCCTTGCCGTGGAACAAAAAGATTATGAAGGTGACTGATGACTTTCCGGCAATACATATTTGGATCATCGCAAATCGGTTTTGGGACACTTATTCTTGGATTTGGATGTAATGCAGTCAACCATTCACAGTACACATTAACGCAATCTTTAATAGTTTCATGTTCTTGTAGTGGCAGTGATAAACCAAAACAAATGACATCCATACACCAAGTCACCTATAAAAAGATAGAAACCCAATAAACATCTTTTAGAGGTTTCAttcaatttcaaatcaaaaccTCTTCATCTTTAACCAAATGACTTGGTTCAGCATTTTGTGTTATACCCAAATTGGATGCCAGCTGCTTAACAACCGAAACAGCGACTTCTTTGCCCGCTGAAGCTGGAAATTTATTTAGCACACTCGAAGATTGTGCTTCGGCACTATTCGATGCAATAGTCGAAGATAGCGAAGCCCACTCCGAATACATAATGAAGAAATGAATTTGgtaatgaaatgaaaataatcatatgcaaatttgtaaaaaaaaaaacaggaaatcaATCTACGTGAGCATTTCCCAACcggagtttttctttttttatactgTTCTTATGGGcacatttttgtgttttcattcaaaatagtTTTGTAGTAAGTTtcttgaatatatttttatatttttcatcagTAAATACTAGGAATAAAggtttaatggttttattaatAAGTTATAGAAACATATATATAGgttttttctaagaaataaacaaaaaattagcttttggaaaaattttgcgtacaaatttttcaacttttttccacAACTGACAGttcgatttcatttttttttttatgtgacatttgtggaaaacttttatttttttgtacaggGATGTTAGGTGTGAATAAGGTAGGGTAAGTTTGCAGAATGTTGGtaattcatataatttacaatttgtttttttgtttattttgacaaGAGTGACGTTTatatgactgttctaacttgttctgacgtttctcacgaaactgtgctttcctgtcctgttctgatctagaaaaatcctcgttGAACATACTTCATAAGTAAAAGTAAAAGATTTAAGTTCTGTTTGATTTGTTTATAGCAGATTTTAATTTTCGAagtttcataatagaaatttataaaagttcGAACTCCTgaataagcctggtacgctgatcgcgctaaattttagctgagataaaattcccatacaagttatcgataacttgtatgggatccattttatctcggctaaaaattttcgataatttgtatggaagctaaaatttagcgcgagcagcgtaccaggctatacCAATTATAAAGGTCTTTTATGGTTGAGATCTTTTATCATTCATATAACAGAAAATTCATAGCAGAATAAAAGATTTTGCGGAATAGGcccaatttaattttatttgaacatgaattttgttttgttctagTGTAAgattgttttgtttaatatttttttttgaaagattttttttgcactgAATCTGGGTTGTATATTGTATTACTTTTGAATAGAATGCCATAGAAACTGCTTCAATATACATACCTATTTTCGTTACcgcttcaattttatttaatcatgaCTATTACCAAAGATGCAGTGATTCACTCGCAGGGATAAactactcgatccgcaaccaaatcaaatttcaatccgtgaactccccgggatgaactgtattatcgatccACAAAAACACACTAAACTGTTTACCGACATAATTATGTGATTGTTGACACTTACAAAGTCAAATGTCATTCTAGCACTTCCTCAACGGTGGGTTATGGTAATACGAAATCTTTCCCGCCgcagtgcatctgcgtcttcggtaatacgcgtccaaaacgcgtttcagacacgtttttGATGCCTTTTGGACGCATTTcaaacgtgtctgaaacgcgtccgaaacgcgtcgaaAACGCATCCGCAACGCGTCCATAactcgtctgaaacgcgtccaaaacacgtcctaaatgcgtctaaaacgcgtccgaaacgcgtaaaaaacgcgtctgaaacgcgtataaaacgcgtccaaaacgcgtctaaagcgcgtccgaaacgcgtccaaaacgcgtccaaaatgcgtccaaaacgcgtccgaaacgcgtctgaaacccgtccaaaacgcgtcctaatcgcgtccaaaacgcgtccaaaatgcgtcttaaacgcgtccgaaacgcgtctgaaacgcttctaaaacgcgtctgaaacgagTTTGTTGTTGTAACtgtcattattttatttttctcatgtCTTACCTTATTACTACTTTTGgctatttaaaaattctgtggCCACAATAACAATAaccgttaagaaaaaaaaatatttgagtgGTTTTATTATGCTTTCCAtttttaacggccatattattcactctggatttagtttggatttaagttaattttaaatccaatccattaaatctgaatttcataaatccaaggatttaattttttggtcatattattcactcaaaaaaaaattatatgtttattcaataaattttgtataattagcatttatctttatttttccttcacaaaatacgtgaaaaaacatctgaacactgtgaaaattaattttacatctggatttataaagttaaacagacctccagagagcagtttaaatttgtttggatttaacgagattggatttaaaaaattggatttaagattggatttaagtagtgattattatggaattggatttatttttgacatttgacattgtttacatccagat
Proteins encoded in this region:
- the LOC129920419 gene encoding ral GTPase-activating protein subunit beta isoform X14 is translated as MYSEWASLSSTIASNSAEAQSSSVLNKFPASAGKEVAVSVVKQLASNLGITQNAEPSHLVKDEEVTWCMDVICFGLSLPLQEHETIKDCVNVYCEWLTALHPNPRISVPKPICDDPNMYCRKVISHLHNLFVPRQGESADKINRQAVLCHRVLRTLQQTAQISQTMNRDTWESLLLFLLAINEILLAPPTVKDDVGDQLCERVLSVLFEVWLLACVRCFPSPSLWKTLQESCLLWRHRIALIEQWNRVNLALTSRLINFMYGPTFPELKISDEDAQLIPSGITNDCIAQTWYRFLRTIGNPTALCYPHVISKSSHFMQWALTRDKGAEPYQHPCLLLLPQIFLKAIKGISSQVDAFLGIYQPSHSHDENITNLMDIRSSLSDAIHGSGSGLNHNTHHLFGFSTGAGGGSSSKSGATEGSGSSFLSGLSGNTATHALNAIIGHHHHSSSASSSSSYGTPLTSTTSGLGSSVATGEHLPHSPTPPLQRRLAKSFSVAPSISQQKGLSKAALIGLTSSRSQSTQPPLTPTSGPPSSSSLNSLPSMGSEPRPPLAPTRPLCNSVLHLFGEWLFEAAYIGGESWLANAKRQASEASKRPSSMVMENRKGSISLSHPNSNNDPANLPRGLTIDKFESGRAEAIGALCKIFCSKKTGEEILPVYLARFYMALQQCMKIVESKECDETLASILLNSSDLFRLDLDGIHVLLPAFISALEVVLPDKDLKIKSLAVNYNRIELRRASINILLSMLALPLHFQTLQIRDLNNEHPEKILTFIQLKPRLVNILMNALQVETDAQNTHMLLGGLLLTVQDSVNFEENEMKRDEPTSSPPPGETNIFSSACSERSASIASGGNISLGPQSTANIGSVNASGGSGHFAKTSFGRDSSSQHDYPSLTVSDDFPVELLQEFETASVYDNAHALFVRATYLVCHRLISSWKTDLNVSLAALELLSGLARLEIRDSARKLTNDALECKRAVKWICDYICYQCSRPPPAHSKDLHSTIVAAFQCTSAWLMQHPYLLQDQDCFKTVIEVVELGISGSKSIGKPGEPPKYKDQKELKPVSMRVRDAADILLTIIMEQVGYFPKECGASETISSLLDEVRLVKFCNSVDAKTVTTEQAIQKFKYFVTENNSILALLEEPLGNVEDPQPSLTLLLRSPFGRHVWNLQMRYLPRSKSGKKHTPVNPGRPVPMNDPPKRVEVIQKNYPDGVEKAKPCAADFSIPTLDKVREQYGSDLMNHWDKLIENQAIQEKQCWKAIENSGEVLHRTPECVPPTPVHEYQTARLFLSQFGFISYEPEEKMSEIPGYRQLIALDSDRKNFAQDINFLDRLSTRSHDTVHVFYMKSGQKTAEEIIGNMNAENIKSLSHNFGKMLLTLGWPVDIQDHCGWTGSVSTSWILRNKNEKPREESNDLRFNGKSSVLYWADVSSEIAFVVPTEFNRQKQTTTSTLTTTTDGSCLSHSASDKSVWNEKNVSADAASSKSTVTGAKPRTLSLELDQSKEPIPPTRRKNVTKPLLLPQPPAKILVIWIESYEDHLNFPIDDLLCYTSTGEESQISQTPKASDCHVIFLHALQSGLLRVKLQGPSGRMSFATPLVDGMVLSRRVVGNLVRQTAHNMAKRRRLDHDGFQPPHVRRRLKVQDIIQKYKFNFTQPELIAHLFKKSA